The proteins below come from a single Glycine max cultivar Williams 82 chromosome 7 unlocalized genomic scaffold, Glycine_max_v4.0 Gm07_scaffold_69, whole genome shotgun sequence genomic window:
- the LOC121174392 gene encoding probable disease resistance protein At1g51480: protein MESVLSPIVERTFNFAVDPIIRQLAYILRCRQNVDELLTSFESLELEKESIDRRCDQAQNNLQNIEAKVKEWSRKVDEFKTELEKFRNDEGHRKTGLSNVLFLFPYFWNRHRLGRQAKKMAEIVKNLIDESAKFNDVSYTDNLTSNDFTLSNPGYMGFASRHSTVEKIIAKLEDSSVRMIGLHGSGGMGKTTLIKAIAKKAMEKKLFNVVAISEITANPNPQKIQEDIASALRLRLEGEGENSRAHRLMTRLKQEKENTLIILDDLWDRLDLNKLGIPLDGDVDDNDLNTKTSNAKQGPKEATKEKSLGDYMGCKILLTSRDKNVLTDKMEVKSTFYVEELDDDDALRLFRKEARIQGEMSEWKQEIVKKYCAGLPMAIVTVGRALREKSDSEWEKLKNQDLVVFRILWRFL, encoded by the coding sequence ATGGAGTCTGTGTTGTCCCCGATAGTGGAACGAACGTTTAATTTTGCGGTGGACCCCATTATTCGGCAGTTGGCCTACATCCTCCGTTGCAGGCAAAATGTTGATGAACTCTTGACTAGTTTTGAGAGTCTTGAACTTGAAAAAGAGTCCATAGATCGTCGATGTGACCAAGCTCagaataatttacaaaacattGAAGCCAAAGTCAAAGAATGGTCAAGGAAAGTAGATGAGTTCAAGACTGAACTAGAGAAGTTTAGGAACGATGAAGGCCACAGAAAGACAGGGTTGtccaatgttttatttttatttccttactTTTGGAATAGGCATAGACTTGGCAGACAAGCTAAGAAGATGGCAGAGATTGTCAAGAATCTAATAGATGAGTCGGCCAAGTTCAATGATGTTTCCTACACAGACAACTTAACATCTAATGATTTCACTTTGTCTAATCCGGGCTACATGGGATTTGCTTCTAGACATTCTACAGTGGAAAAAATAATTGCAAAACTTGAAGATTCCTCTGTAAGAATGATTGGGCTGCATGGGAGTGGTGGCATGGGTAAGACCACTTTAATCAAAGCAATTGCTAAGAAAGCtatggagaagaagctgtttaATGTGGTGGCTATATCAGAAATCACAGCCAATCCCAATCCACAAAAAATCCAGGAAGACATTGCTTCTGCGTTAAGATTGAGATTGGAAGGGGAGGGTGAGAATTCTAGAGCTCATCGTCTGATGACGAGATTAAAGCAAGAGAAGGAGAACACCCTTATAATCTTGGATGACCTTTGGGACAGATTAGACTTGAATAAGTTAGGGATTCCACTTGATGGTGATGTTGATGATAATGATTTAAACACGAAGACAAGCAATGCTAAACAGGGTCCCAAAGAGGCGACTAAAGAAAAATCTCTTGGTGATTATATGGGCTGCAAAATTTTGCTAACTTCAAGGGATAAAAACGTATTAACTGATAAAATGGAAGTTAAGTCAACTTTCTATGTAGAGGAATTAGATGACGATGATGCTCTGAGGTTGTTTCGGAAGGAGGCTAGAATACAGGGTGAAATGTCCGAGTGGAAACAAGAAATTGTTAAGAAGTATTGTGCTGGGTTGCCTATGGCAATAGTTACAGTTGGAAGGGCATTAAGAGAAAAGAGCGACTCGGAGTgggaaaaacttaaaaaccaagaCCTGGTGGTGTTCAGAATTCTATGGAGATTTCTGTAA